TTGAGATGGCAGATGATGTGCCCAGGCGCATTGCCGGTGACCCTTCACGCCTCAGCCAGGTGTTGCTGAACCTTGCGGGCAATGCGATGAAATTCACGCACCGTGGGTTTGTGCGCCTCAGGGTAACGCTGCTCGAAGAATCACCGACAGCCTATTGCATCAGTTTTGAAGTTGAAGATACCGGTATCGGAATTCCCGGCGAGAAGCTGCCGTTTCTCTTCGAGAGCTTTTCGCAGGTCTCGCGCGAGACTGCCGTGCGTTACGGTGGCACAGGTCTAGGGCTCGCGATCAGCCGTCACCTCGTCGAGATGCAGGGCGGCAAGATTGCAGTCATGAGCAGCCCCGGTAAAGGCTCAGTTTTCACGCTCACGATGTGGTTCGAAAAACCTGGTGAAGAACAAGAAGCCCAGCGCAAAGGCGGCCGCGACCTGAAAGGGGCGAACATTCTTGTTGCCGAAGATAACGAAGTGAATCAACTGCTCGTGCGCACGCTGCTCGAAGCCTGGAACGCCAAAGTCGAAATTGTGGATAGCGGTCTCAACGCACTCGGGCGCGCACAAAAAGGCGGCTTTGACCTTATTCTCATGGATCTGCAGATGCCCTTCATGGATGGAATCGAAGCGGCAGAAAATATTCGTGCGCTCGATGATCCGCAAAAAAGCCAGATACCGATCGTCGCGCTCACAGCCGACGTGCTGAGTGAAACCCGGCGCAAGGTGCTCGCAGCAGGCATGAACGACGTCGTCACAAAACCGATCAATCAGGCAGAACTCTACCAATCGCTGCGGCGCGCGCTACAAATTCCCGAGTGAGTAGCGCAGCGCGTCACCTGAAACTATTCAGGCGTAACGGGCACCAGGTGTGCCGCGACGGCGCCATAGACCTGGTCAGCAGTGAGCTCGCGCCCGCAGCGAAAGTGCAGTTTCGGGCAGGCAGCGAGGCCCTTGTGGTTGCAGGGTCTGCAACTGATATTGCGCGCCGCGAGCACTTCAGCCGACCCACCTAACGGATAAAAACCGAACTCTTCAACCGTACTCAGAAAAAGCGCGACAAGCGGGGTTTTTGCTGCCGAAAGCAGGTGCATGAGACCGCTGTCGTTGGCGACGATGACCTTTACCCCGTCGGCGAGAGCCGCCATTTGCGTGACGCTCAGCTCGGCCTGCAAGAACATCATGCGCTTCGCATGCCGCTTGAGGTATGGGTGTTCTTTCAAGAACTGAAAAATTTCAGTCTCATCGGGGCCGCCCAACCAGACAATTCGCTGCGTCGGTAGTTTCTCAAGAATTTTCGAAGCAAGCGATGCAAAGTACTCAGCGGGCCAGCGTTTGGTCAGCCAACGCGCGCCGGGCGCGATGAGCGTCGCAGGTTCAGCGATAAACTTTTCGAGCGGCTTTGGCAGTTTTGTACGCGACAG
The sequence above is a segment of the Turneriella parva DSM 21527 genome. Coding sequences within it:
- a CDS encoding glycosyltransferase family 9 protein, with protein sequence MKEILVMRFSAIGDILLTTPVVAALKKQYPGARITFLVKAQHKAFIAACPQVDRIVEWQKSDSLFEIRKKLADVSRYDLIADLQSNLKSRVLSLLISAHQKRHYKKPYLNRILLVWLKKNRYTEKLRVSDRYFASLEGLVEKPPDLAVSLSRTKLPKPLEKFIAEPATLIAPGARWLTKRWPAEYFASLASKILEKLPTQRIVWLGGPDETEIFQFLKEHPYLKRHAKRMMFLQAELSVTQMAALADGVKVIVANDSGLMHLLSAAKTPLVALFLSTVEEFGFYPLGGSAEVLAARNISCRPCNHKGLAACPKLHFRCGRELTADQVYGAVAAHLVPVTPE